From the genome of Aspergillus fumigatus Af293 chromosome 1, whole genome shotgun sequence, one region includes:
- the rvb2 gene encoding RuvB family ATP-dependent DNA helicase reptin yields the protein MAVPISTVAETKELRGLNLIAAHSHIRGLGVDADSLQPRTSSQGLVGQEKARKAAAVILQMVKEGKIAGRAVLIAGPPSTGKTAIAMGMAQSLGSDVPFTMLAASEIFSMEMSKTEALTQAFRKSIGVRIKEESEIIEGEVVEIQVDRSVTGGNKQGKLTIKTTDMETIYDMGTKMIDSMTKERVMAGDVISIDKSSGKITKLGRSYARSRDYDAMGADTKFVQCPEGELQVRKEIVHTVSLHEIDVINSRTQGFLALFSGDTGEIRSEVRDQINTKVAEWKEEGKAEIIPGVLFIDEVHMLDIECFSYINRALEAELAPIVIMASNRGQARIRGTTYTSPHGLPLDFLDRVVIVSTQPYSGDEIRQILAIRAQEEEIDLSPDALALLTKIGQESNLRYASNIITTSHLLSQKRKAKEVSIDDVQRSYRLFYDPARSVKFVNAYEQRFIGDQGAVNFSAPANGDAMEIS from the exons ATGGCCGTG CCTATCTCAACCGTCGCGGAGACGAAGGAGCTCCGTGGTCTGAATCTCATTGCTGCTCATTCGCATATCAGGGGACTTGGCGTCGATGCGGACTCGCTTCAACCTAGAACATCCTCTCAGGGCCTTGTAGGCCAGGAAAAGGCAAGGAAGGCGGCCGCGGTTATATTGCAAATGGTCAAGGAGGGCAAAATCGCTGGTCGCGCAGTTCTCATCGCTGGCCCTCCCAGCACAGGAAAGACAGCCATTGCCATGGGCATGGCCCAGTCTCTTGGATCCGACGTCCCTTTCACAATGCTTGCAGCCTCTGAGATCTTCTCTATGGAGATGTCAAAGACCGAAGCACTCACACAAGCCTTCCGGAAGTCCATTGGTGTCAGAATCAAGGAGGAAAGCGAGATTATCGAGGGTGAAGTCGTGGAAATCCAAGTTGATCGCAGCGTTACTGGA GGAAACAAACAAGGGAAACTTACGATCAAGACTACCGATATGGAGACGATCTACGATATGGGGACCAAAATGATTGACTCAATGACAAAGGAGCGTGTGATGGCCGGAGATGTTATTTCTATCGACAAGTCATCGGGAAAGATCACGAAGCTTGGACGTTCCTATGCTCGTTCTCGGGATTATGATGCGATGGGCGCTGATACCAAGTTCGTCCAATGCCCTGAAGGAGAGCTTCAGGTCCGCAAGGAAATTGTTCATACCGTCAGTCTCCATGAGATTGATGTCATCAACTCACGGACACAAGGGTTTTTGGCCCTTTTCTCTGGTGACACTGGGGAAATCAGAAGCGAGGTCAGAGATCAGATCAATACTAAGGTGGCTGAatggaaggaagagggaaagGCGGAAATCATTCCTGGTGTTTTGTTCATTGACGAAGTGCACATGCTCGATATTGAATGTTTTTCCTACATCAACCGCGCGCTGGAGGCGGAGCTTGCACCCATTGTTATCATGGCCAGCAACCGTGGTCAAGCGCGGATCCGCGGAACCACATACACCTCTCCCCATGGACTACCGCTTGACTTCCTCGATCGTGTTGTCATTGTCAGCACGCAGCCTTATTCTGGCGATGAAATCCGGCAAATCCTTGCGATTCGAgctcaggaagaagagatcgaCCTCTCGCCGGACGCTTTGGCTCTCTTGACGAAGATTGGCCAGGAATCGAATCTGCGATATGCTAGCAATATCATCACTACCTCTCACCTCCTTAGTCAGAAGCGAAAGGCCAAAGAAGTTAGCATTGACGATGTACAGCGCAGCTACCGCTTGTTCTACGACCCTGCCAGGAGTGTCAAGTTCGTCAATGCGTATGAACAACGGTTCATAGGGGATCAAGGCGCTGTGAACTTTTCAGCTCCTGCAAATGGAGATGCCATGGAAATCTCATAA
- a CDS encoding fumarylacetoacetate hydrolase family protein: protein MSKIASTFSRLVRFVPRSNPSKILIGEPVDPQVDVGLAVYQGKDVSVRPFTGTSVLNPGQRTNATETIERILSPLSQTEIGSIRCIGLNYVSHAAEMKLTIPNVPTLFLKPSTALADPWPAPTILPKITQVDNTGDYESEMVIVIGRDAKDVSEAEALDYVLGYTAANDVSSRTSQMNQSQWSFSKGFDTSCPIGPVLVSSALIPDASKLHIRGVKNGRVMQDCPLTDLIFSVPQLVSFLSQGTTLPAGTIILTGTPPGVGAAKNPKEFLTAGDEFAVELLPHVGTLITKIEHQQ from the exons ATGTCTAAGATTGCCTCCACCTTTTCGC GCCTTGTGCGCTTTGTTCCCAGATCCAACCCTTCTAAGATCCTGATCGGTGAGCCGGTAGATCCGCAGGTGGATGTTGGTTTGGCTGTCTACCAGGGCAAGGATGTCTCTGTACGGCCATTCACTGGCACATCTGTTCTCAACCCAGGCCAGAGGACCAACGCGACGGAGACAATTGAGCGGATCCTTTCTCCTCTATCGCAGACCGAGATTGGATCCATTCGATGCATTGGGCTGAAC TATGTCTCGCACGCTGCAGAGATGAAGCTGACTATTCCCAATGTACCGACACTCTTTCTGAAGCCGTCCACCGCGCTTGCGGACCCATGGCCGGCACCGACTATTCTCCCCAAGATCACACAGGTCGACAACACGGGCGATTACGAATCTGAAATGGTCATTGTCATTGGCCGTGATGCGAAGGATGTCAGCGAGGCAGAGGCCCTGGACTACGTTCTTGGTTACACCGCCGCCAATGATGTTTCCAGCCGGACATCACAGATGAACCAAAGCCAGTGGTCTTTCTCCAAGGGCTTCGATACCTCATGCCCCATTG GACCTGTCCTAGTCTCCTCGGCTCTTATCCCAGACGCCAGCAAGCTTCACATTCGCGGCGTGAAGAACGGCCGGGTCATGCAGGACTGCCCTCTGAC TGATTTGATCTTCAGCGTCCCTCAACTCGTCAGCTTCCTGTCCCAGGGAACAACTTTGCCGGCCGGTACCATTATCCTGACCGGTACTCCTCCCGGTGTCGGAGCGGCCAAGAACCCCAAGGAGTTCTTGACGGCGGGTGATGAGTTCGCTGTCGAACTACTCCCTCATGTCGGAACACTGATCACGAAGATCGAACACCAGCAATGA
- a CDS encoding GYF domain-containing protein: MISSQPRPKRAGEDFTRTHHHDEDDPNGPSEHKKPRFDLRNPSNLAPDALDEDPVLDADEIGRRGQQVRRKAVNLDGYDSDSENEGFSARIEAKAKRSRAKHDAEDDDMFAELQEDFGAEEIDADEALRKNKKTVRFLRDDEIEGQVASSKGGVTLRADLNATGDTVEEDEVESESDVADEDRARLDEGMDEELGAGAKKKHAPLLDAFNMRAEQEEGKFDDQGNYIRKAADPDEIYDSWLEGVSKKDIRRAKEAAEKREAERKERDRLNDSILTADALKTLITHLQRGETALEALARIGKGAPKKPKWQAKKKKNRSKQNGTQVEDAEMTEDDPNEASRKQAIETITGAADILMTRGQTDIYDIEREMLTRQYRQETGEDWVDPPSESAAPTSAEEEPAMWQFRWSDARDGGVEHGPYDSQTMESWKSAGYFGDGVEFRKVGDTGDWTSETTFL; the protein is encoded by the coding sequence ATGATATCCTCTCAACCGCGCCCAAAGCGGGCAGGTGAAGACTTCACACGCACACACCACCacgatgaagacgatccGAACGGCCCTTCCGAACACAAGAAGCCACGCTTCGATTTGCGGAATCCCTCCAATCTTGCACCGGACGCGCTCGACGAGGACCCGGTATTAGACGCAGACGAGATCGGTCGTCGCGGACAACAAGTGCGCCGCAAGGCCGTGAACCTGGATGGTTACGATTCGGATAGTGAAAATGAAGGATTCAGCGCGCGCATCGAGGCCAAGGCTAAGAGGAGTCGCGCGAAACACGAcgctgaagatgacgacATGTTCGCAGAGCTCCAGGAAGATTTCGGCGCCGAAGAAATAGATGCTGATGAGGCactgaggaagaacaagaaaacaGTGCGTTTCTTgcgagatgatgagattgaggGTCAGGTAGCTTCATCGAAAGGTGGAGTGACATTGCGTGCGGATCTGAACGCAACAGGGGACACagtcgaggaggacgaggtgGAAAGCGAGAGCGATGTTGCAGACGAAGATCGTGCGAGGCTCGATGAGGGCATGGACGAGGAATTAGGTGCTGGAGCTAAAAAGAAGCATGCGCCACTGCTAGATGCATTTAATATGCGGgccgagcaggaagagggTAAATTTGATGATCAGGGAAATTATATACGAAAAGCGGCAGATCCCGACGAGATTTACGATTCTTGGCTTGAGGGAGTATCGAAAAAGGATATACGGCGCGCCAAAGAGGCAgcagagaaaagagaggctgagagaaaggagagagatCGATTGAATGACAGTATTCTTACGGCCGATGCACTGAAGACTTTAATAACTCACCTGCAACGGGGAGAAACAGCTCTAGAGGCTTTGGCAAGGATAGGCAAAGGGGCTCCAAAGAAACCAAAATGGcaggccaagaagaaaaagaaccgCTCGAAGCAAAACGGCACCCAAGTAGAAGATGCCGAAATGACGGAAGACGACCCCAACGAGGCTTCTCGAAAGCAAGCGATAGAGACCATCACCGGCGCGGCGGATATCCTCATGACACGGGGACAAACGGATATTTATGACATAGAGCGTGAGATGCTCACAAGACAGTATCGTCAAGAAACAGGCGAGGACTGGGTTGATCCTCCCTCGGAGTCCGCTGCTCCCACCagtgctgaagaagagccTGCAATGTGGCAATTTCGGTGGTCTGACGCTCGAGACGGCGGTGTCGAGCATGGCCCATATGACAGCCAAACAATGGAGTCTTGGAAAAGTGCTGGCTATTTCGGCGACGGCGTCGAATTTCGAAAAGTCGGCGATACAGGAGACTGGACAAGCGAGACCACTTTCCTATGA
- a CDS encoding polyubiquitin-binding protein UFD1, whose amino-acid sequence MFRPGYWDDDPMDGVLGSSMLRHGATIRRFDEYYRCYPVAMLPGPERENVNHGGKVIMPPSALDKLTRLHITYPMLFELHNGAKERMTHAGVLEFIAEEGKIYLPFWLMQTLLLEPGDLVQVKSTDLPPGQFIKLQAQSTSFLDISDPKAVLENAFRNFSCLTKGDVFTFAYNDQVYEMAVLETKPSNNTNAVSVLETDLEVDFAPPVGYEEIQRPSGTSTPLSGVSGKLPSGGLLHPHGTMAQAINYAAIAPESTDAATGAKAVSSNFLLGGQRLNAKKGSKAPTPKPSTPVPGATNPQHPPPARRTNGPQPLRLPPNQLFFGYAIKPVKKRGEDGQAIEKPRFQGTGQTLRGKKREPGNSATPTSGSDAENHKGKERNQKSHGSGRTLGGTKR is encoded by the exons ATG TTTCGCCCTGGCTACTGGGACGACGACCCGATGGACGGAGTCCTAGGGTCCTCCATGCTCCGCCATGGAGCCACTATACGTCGCTTCGATGAATATTACCGCTGTTACCCCGTCGCAATGTTGCCTGGTCCAGAGCGAGAAAACGTCAACCATGGCGGCAAGGTGATCATGCCTCCCAGTGCTCTAGACAAATTAACTAGGTTACATATCACATATCCCATGCTATTCGAGTTACATAATGGCGCAAAAGAGAGGATGACGCATGCTGGTGTTCTGGAATTCATTGCTGAGGAGGGGAAAATTTATCTGCCATTCTGG CTCATGCaaactctcctcctcgagcCTGGTGACCTCGTTCAGGTTAAATCAACCGATCTCCCTCCCGGCCAATTCATTAAACTTCAAGCCCAGTCAACCTCTTTCCTTGACATCAGCGATCCAAAAGCAGTGTTAGAAAACGCTTTTCGGAATTTCTCCTGTCTCACGAAGGGCGATGTCTTCACTTTTGCTTATAACGACCAGGTCTACGAAATGGCGGTTCTTGAGACCAAGCCATCGAACAATACCAACGCCGTCTCTGTCCTGGAGACTGATCTGGAGGTTGATTTTGCACCGCCGGTGGGGTATGAAGAAATCCAACGCCCAAGTGGCACCAGCACACCCCTCAGTGGGGTAAGCGGTAAGCTCCCCTCTGGGGGTTTACTTCATCCGCACGGGACAATGGCTCAAGCGATCAACTATGCGGCCATTGCTCCAGAGTCCACCGACGCCGCTACAGGTGCAAAAGCAGTATCATCAaattttcttcttggagGGCAGCGCTTGAATGCGAAGAAGGGTAGTAAAGCCCCGACTCCGAAGCCTTCAACCCCGGTGCCAGGAGCTACTAATCCTCAGCATCCGCCGCCAGCTAGACGCACCAATGGACCGCAGCCACTCAGGCTTCCACCCAACCAGCTATTTTTTGGATATGCAATCAAGCCTGTGAAGAAGCGTGGGGAGGACGGACAGGCCATCGAAAAGCCGCGCTTCCAGGGAACCGGACAGACATTacgaggaaagaagagagagcCAGGAAACTCCGCTACACCGACATCGGGAAGTGATGCGGAAAATCACAAGGGCAAAGAACGCAACCAGAAGTCTCACGGGAGTGGGCGAACCCTTGGCGGTACCAAGCGCTGA
- a CDS encoding DUF4246 domain-containing protein — translation MSSKAQTSLTSWIQHLLRTILTERSQPVLTLREIGMVRVMERITDMPDWHKKVFNHDVTETWKKEAMAGPEDISKSMADWIIDELRFKAVIYEHTNVVTLYNGDVSKSDHNVPESFRTQFCQAIKVLEDVPPGLKFYNPGSDYVQRDLAPIALFPLVYGRTRILKDRIIGLDDALDSMGQGEVIPVPPETITREDIAWRVAAHADIEAKPFSRRFQILPFDLELKDDGRWHIISYINNLHPVRHRNIYKLIEDVFNMTIPQWNASLTPLKDMLHSRARLEYKKAQYHPIAKEVEEQSPQPKPSEAEVDYQDRLNSWRMEHWEAVQPDAGRFIPWAVPPWMMCFLPADLPTPVRIEQGVELNRDYGKRGLQMICRITSYDLTPEHPYTETGYHCEGQMNEHVAATMAYVFHIDNVEVPSLEFRQISESASLAEVEHDPDDTIWLKQVYGLEDGEPIVQTVGRIRTPVGRVIIVPATIQHRVNHCELIDKTRPGSVKVLSLFLVDPNIRIISTANVPPQRLDWSFDDIDPQELEGLDQMLQQLTVRFSERKDSLPISLNEARKLHDEVFWERFQFTKYEQVAFESNVVIL, via the exons ATGTCGAGTAAGGCGCAAACCAGCCTGACAAGCTGGATTCAGCACTTGCTACGAACAATTCTGACTGAGCGCAGTCAACCTGTTTTGACCCTCCGTGAAATAGGGATGGTAAGGGTGATGGAGCGCATCACAGATATGCCTGATTGGCATAAGAAG GTATTCAATCATGACGTTACTGAAAcatggaagaaagaagcaatggCGGGCCCGGAAGATATCTCAAAGAGCATGGCCGACTGGATTATCGACGAGCTTCGATTCAAAGCGGTCATCTACGAGCATACCAACGTCGTCACGTTGTATAACGGCGACGTTTCCAAGTCAGACCACAATGTTCCGGAATCATTCCGGACTCAATTCTGCCAAGCAATCAAAGTTCTTGAAGACGTGCCACCGGGCTTGAAATTCTATAACCCGGGGAGTGACTATGTGCAACGCGACCTTGCCCCGATTGCATTGTTTCCTCTTGTGTATGGGCGGACTCGTATTCTCAAGGATCGAATCATTGGACTGGATGATGCATTGGACAGCATGGGCCAAGGGGAGGTGATCCCTGTCCCTCCGGAAACAATCACGCGCGAAGACATAGCATGGAGAGTCGCTGCTCACGCTGACATTGAGGCAAAGCCTTTCAGTCGCAGGTTCCAGATTCTCCCATTTGACCTCGAGTTGAAGGACGACGGCAGGTGGCACATTATCAGTTATATCAACAACCTACATCCAGTGCGTCACCGCAACATATACAAGCTGATCGAGGACGTGTTCAACATGACAATCCCTCAATGGAATGCGTCCCTGACTCCGCTCAAGGATATGCTTCACTCCCGTGCACGGCTTGAGTACAAAAAGGCCCAGTACCATCCTATTGCAAAAGAGGTCGAGGAACAATCGCCTCAGCCAAAACCCAGCGAGGCGGAAGTAGATTATCAAGATAGACTTAATTCATGGAGGATGGAGCACTGGGAAGCCGTCCAACCCGATGCTGGGAGATTCATTCCCTGGGCTGTACCACCCTGGATGATGTGCTTTCTGCCAGCGGATCTTCCGACCCCGGTTCGAATTGAGCAGGGGGTTGAACTGAACAGAGATTATGGGAAACGGGGGCTACAAATGATTTGTAGAATCACCAGTTACGATCTGACGCCTGAACATCCGTATACTGAGACGGGCTATCACTGCGAAGGGCAGATG AATGAGCATGTGGCCGCGACAATGGCCTACGTCTTCCATATCGACAACGTGGAAGTTCCGTCGCTGGAATTCCGGCAAATCTCCGAATCCGCCAGCCTGGCCGAGGTCGAACACGACCCCGACGACACAATCTGGCTGAAACAAGTCTACGGCCTGGAAGACGGAGAACCTATTGTCCAAACTGTCGGCAGGATCAGAACGCCCGTCGGCCGAGTTATCATTGTGCCGGCAACCATCCAGCACCGTGTGAACCACTGCGAGTTGATTGACAAAACCAGGCCTGGGTCCGTTAAGGTGCTCTCCCTATTCCTAGTCGATCCCAACATTCGTATCATTTCGACGGCCAATGTCCCGCCCCAGAGACTGGATTGGTCCTTTGACGATATCGATCCCCAGGAACTGGAAGGGCTGGATCAAATGCTGCAACAGCTCACCGTTCGGTTCTCGGAAAGGAAGGACAGTCTACCAATCTCTCTGAACGAGGCTAGGAAACTCCATGACGAAGTTTTTTGGGAGAGGTTTCAGTTCACCAAGTATGAGCAGGTTGCCTTTGAATCAAACGTAGTCATTCTTTGA
- a CDS encoding TMEM53 family protein, with product MTSKVQENPLAPFVKLSASIYLQDPVEAVGYSGKQPRVIVLAFWMNASSRALVKYVVEYRRLAPSARIVFILSSSNDFMLRASQKAQHARLAPAVEAIQASDRPEGPVFLHMFSNGGVASTTHLLTAYLKATGKPLRVSSMIIDSAPGIATISSGLKAFSFVLPKMWPLRYLSKFLLFVLLAVGYLVLRLTRTPDAVSRARNAINDHGLVRGLSQNNSPARCYIYSDADELVYWRDVEQHAADAQTKGWVVQCEKFLGSLHVCHMRSDPERYWNIVKTYLEEPTSK from the coding sequence ATGACTTCAAAAGTCCAGGAGAATCCGCTGGCCCCTTTTGTCAAACTTTCTGCATCTATCTACCTCCAAGACCCTGTTGAAGCAGTTGGTTACTCTGGGAAGCAACCCAGAGTCATAGTTCTTGCTTTTTGGATGAACGCTTCCTCACGCGCACTAGTCAAGTATGTCGTCGAGTATAGACGCCTGGCACCCTCGGCCAGAATAGTCTTCATTCTCAGTTCCTCAAACGATTTCATGCTTCGCGCTTCGCAGAAGGCGCAGCATGCCCGTCTCGCTCCAGCTGTTGAGGCCATCCAGGCCTCCGACCGTCCTGAAGGTCCAGTGTTTCTGCACATGTTCTCAAATGGGGGCGTCGCTTCGACAACCCATCTCCTTACAGCGTACCTGAAAGCAACAGGAAAACCGCTGCGTGTGTCATCGATGATCATAGATAGCGCGCCTGGAATCGCGACAATCTCCTCTGGTCTCAAGGCGTTTTCGTTCGTGCTGCCCAAGATGTGGCCTTTGCGCTATTTGAGTAAATTCTTGCTGTTTGTCCTCCTGGCAGTGGGGTATCTGGTACTAAGACTCACCCGGACTCCTGATGCTGTGAGCCGTGCTCGAAATGCGATAAACGATCATGGCCTGGTCCGTGGATTGAGTCAGAATAATAGCCCGGCACGTTGCTACATCTACTCCGATGCGGATGAGCTAGTTTACTGGAGAGATGTCGAACAACATGCCGCGGACGCGCAGACCAAAGGTTGGGTGGTTCAGTGCGAAAAGTTCCTCGGGTCACTCCATGTCTGCCATATGAGGTCGGATCCTGAACGGTACTGGAACATTGTGAAGACATATCTTGAGGAACCTACATCCAAATGA